The genome window GGCGACCGCCGCCCGCAGGATGAGGTCGCGTTTGCCCGCCACGCCGCCGCCTTTCGTTGACTGAAGCTTCAGTCAACACCGTAGGGGCCGTCGAAGGCAGGGGGCACCGCTGGGCATGGCTGACTCCCGGTGAGCCGGCCCCTGTGCGGGTGGCGGCGCCACGCAGAGGATCGAGGTGGAACCGGTTCCGAGGATCGCCCGGCGGCGCCGAACTGTCAAGGCTTGACAGGCCGGTGCCGGTGGTATGAACCTTTCTACCGATCGTCCCCGCCGGCCCTCGTGGGCATCCGCCCGGCGCTCAGGGGCGAGCCGGACGACGCCGTCCCCTGACCGGCGGCGGGTCCGACCACTTCCCCGGCCAGGGAGGAACCATGCCCACGATCGCCCCGCCGCGGCTGCGCCGCCGCGGACCCACCACCCGACTGACGACCTTGGCGGCGGCTCTCGCGGTCGCCGCGCTCGGCCTCGTCGCCCCCGCCGCGAGCGCGGCGGATCCCCTTATCTCCCAAGGCAAAGCCGTGACGGCGTCTTCGGTGGAGAACGCCGGAACGCCCGCCACCGCCGCCGTGGACGGCAACACCGCCACCCGCTGGTCGTCGCAGTTCAGCGATCCACAGTGGATCCAGGTCGACCTCGGCGGGGCCGCGACGGTGAGCCAGGTCGTGCTGCGCTGGGAGGCCGCTTACGCGACGGCGTACCAGATCCTGGTGTCCGACAACGGATCCACCTGGTCCACTGTGTACCAGACGACCACCGGAACCGGCGGCACGCAGACGCTGAACGTGACCGGCTCCGGGCGGTACGTGCGCCTGAACACCACCGCGCGGGCCACGCCCTACGGCGTCTCGCTCTGGGAGTTCCAGGTCTACGGCACCGGCGGCGGCACCGTCCCGACGCAGCCCGGCACGCCGCCGGACTCGTTCTGGGGCGACACCGGCAGCATCCCCGCCGCGCGGAACGTGCTCACCGTGAAGGTGCTCAACCGCACCAACGGCAAGTACCCGGACAGCCAGGTGTACTGGAACTTCGGCGGCCAGACCCACTCGATCGCCGAACAGCCCTACCTCGACATGCCCGCGAACTCCGCCGGGCGGATGTACTTCTACCTCGGAACCCCGAACGGCCAGTACGCCGACTTCATCGAGTTCACCGTCGGGCCGGACGTCTTCAACGGCAACACCACCCGGGTCGACGCCTTCGCGCTGAAGCTGGCCATGCGGCTGCACGCCCACGACGGCTACGACGTCCAGGTGGGCGACGACTACGGGCTGTTCCAGGAGGACCGTTCGGCCACCTTCGCCCGGTTCCAGGCCGAGGTCCCGACGGAGTTCAAGGGCCTGGCGACGGTGAACGCGCCGTACCGGATCCCGGCGCCGGGCAGCGCGCCGGACTTCCGCGCGGGCGGCAAGTACGCGAACTACTTCACTTCCTACGCGCAGTCGGTGGGCGTCAACGAACCGACGTCGAACATCACCGGTTGCGCCGGTTCGCTGGCCGGCAACCCCGACATGTGCGCGG of Amycolatopsis solani contains these proteins:
- a CDS encoding beta-1,3-glucanase family protein — protein: MPTIAPPRLRRRGPTTRLTTLAAALAVAALGLVAPAASAADPLISQGKAVTASSVENAGTPATAAVDGNTATRWSSQFSDPQWIQVDLGGAATVSQVVLRWEAAYATAYQILVSDNGSTWSTVYQTTTGTGGTQTLNVTGSGRYVRLNTTARATPYGVSLWEFQVYGTGGGTVPTQPGTPPDSFWGDTGSIPAARNVLTVKVLNRTNGKYPDSQVYWNFGGQTHSIAEQPYLDMPANSAGRMYFYLGTPNGQYADFIEFTVGPDVFNGNTTRVDAFALKLAMRLHAHDGYDVQVGDDYGLFQEDRSATFARFQAEVPTEFKGLATVNAPYRIPAPGSAPDFRAGGKYANYFTSYAQSVGVNEPTSNITGCAGSLAGNPDMCAALNRHTAHLPQSQWQDPARYYQAAPANYYAKFWHDHGINRLAYGFPYDDVAAQSSFVSHGDPQWLVVAVGW